In Paraburkholderia phenazinium, the following are encoded in one genomic region:
- a CDS encoding peroxiredoxin, with protein MPIAVDQPVPDFTAPATGGEITLSSLRGKKVVLYFYPKDNTPGCTTEGLQFRDLYPKFKKAGAEILGVSRDSLRSHENFKAKLELPFPLISDPEETLCALFSVIKMKKMYGKEVRGIERSTFVIDSEGVLRQEWRGVKVPGHVDEILEAVQAL; from the coding sequence GTGCCCATCGCAGTCGACCAACCCGTCCCCGACTTTACCGCCCCCGCAACCGGTGGCGAGATCACGCTGTCCAGTCTTCGGGGCAAGAAGGTGGTGCTGTATTTCTATCCGAAGGACAACACGCCGGGCTGCACGACCGAAGGTCTGCAGTTCCGCGACCTGTATCCGAAGTTCAAAAAGGCCGGCGCCGAAATTCTCGGCGTGTCGCGCGATAGCCTGCGCTCGCATGAGAACTTCAAGGCCAAGCTCGAACTGCCCTTCCCCTTGATCTCGGATCCGGAAGAAACGCTTTGCGCGCTCTTCAGCGTCATCAAAATGAAGAAAATGTATGGCAAAGAAGTACGGGGAATCGAACGCTCCACGTTTGTCATCGACAGCGAGGGCGTCCTGCGCCAGGAGTGGCGTGGCGTGAAAGTACCAGGTCATGTCGATGAAATTCTGGAGGCTGTACAAGCGCTGTGA
- a CDS encoding polysaccharide deacetylase family protein, which translates to MPRIVLKIDVDTLRGTREGVPNLARIFDRFKARATFLFSLGPDHTGWAMRRVLRPGFLQKVSRTSVVEHYGIKQLMYGVLLPGPDIGARASSEMRAIHEAGFECGIHTWDHVYWQDNVRTRERDWTVAQMQKSHERFVEIFGTPPATHGAAGWQMNGHAFEQIDAWGMQYASDGRGHSPYFPVVDGKTLAHVQMPTTLPTLDEVLGVDGVELDNVAAWMLKRTENNPHDQVYTLHAELEGQKLAPIFEQLLEGWRAQGHTFATMGDYHAALDRSTLPSYPVTWGEITGRSGELIVQPS; encoded by the coding sequence TTGCCTCGTATCGTCCTGAAGATCGACGTCGACACGCTGCGCGGCACCCGCGAAGGCGTGCCGAATCTCGCCCGCATCTTCGACCGTTTCAAGGCGCGCGCCACCTTCCTGTTCAGCCTCGGGCCCGATCACACCGGTTGGGCGATGCGCCGCGTGTTGCGGCCGGGCTTTCTGCAGAAGGTGTCGCGTACCTCGGTGGTCGAGCATTACGGCATCAAGCAACTGATGTACGGCGTACTGCTGCCGGGGCCGGATATCGGCGCGCGGGCCTCGTCGGAGATGCGCGCGATCCACGAAGCCGGCTTCGAATGCGGCATCCACACGTGGGACCACGTCTACTGGCAGGACAACGTGCGCACGCGGGAGCGCGACTGGACCGTCGCGCAGATGCAGAAGAGCCATGAGCGTTTCGTCGAGATCTTCGGCACGCCGCCCGCCACGCACGGCGCAGCCGGCTGGCAGATGAACGGTCATGCGTTCGAGCAGATCGACGCCTGGGGCATGCAGTATGCGTCCGATGGGCGCGGCCATTCGCCGTATTTCCCGGTGGTGGACGGCAAGACGCTCGCGCATGTGCAGATGCCCACCACGCTGCCCACGCTCGACGAAGTGCTGGGTGTCGACGGCGTCGAACTGGACAACGTCGCGGCGTGGATGTTGAAGCGCACCGAGAACAATCCGCACGACCAGGTGTACACGCTGCACGCCGAACTCGAAGGGCAAAAGCTCGCGCCCATCTTCGAACAACTGCTGGAAGGCTGGCGGGCTCAAGGCCACACGTTTGCGACCATGGGCGACTATCACGCCGCGCTGGACCGCAGCACGCTGCCATCGTACCCTGTCACCTGGGGTGAGATTACAGGCCGCTCCGGCGAGCTGATCGTCCAGCCCTCGTGA
- a CDS encoding bifunctional UDP-4-keto-pentose/UDP-xylose synthase, whose amino-acid sequence MKKVLILGVNGFIGHHLSKRILETTDWEVFGMDMQTERLGDLINHERMHFFEGDITINKEWVEYHVKKCDVILPLVAIATPATYVKQPLRVFELDFEANLPIVRSAVKYGKHLVFPSTSEVYGMCTDEQFDPEESQLSYGPINKPRWIYACSKQLMDRVIWGYGMEGLNFTLFRPFNWIGPGLDSIYTPKEGSSRVVTQFLGHIVRGENISLVDGGAQKRAFTDIDDGIGALMKIIENKDGVATGKIYNIGNPTNNFSVRELAHKMLALAAEFPEYAETAKQVQLVETSSGAYYGAGYQDVQNRVPKIDNTMQELGWAPKSTFDEALRKIFEAYRGHVGEARALVEQQ is encoded by the coding sequence ATGAAAAAAGTCCTGATTCTGGGTGTCAACGGCTTCATCGGCCATCACCTGTCCAAACGCATTCTCGAAACGACCGATTGGGAAGTGTTCGGCATGGACATGCAGACCGAGCGCCTTGGCGACCTCATCAATCACGAACGGATGCATTTCTTCGAAGGCGACATCACGATCAACAAGGAGTGGGTCGAGTATCACGTCAAGAAGTGCGACGTGATCCTGCCGCTCGTCGCGATCGCCACGCCGGCCACCTACGTCAAGCAGCCGCTGCGCGTGTTCGAACTGGACTTCGAGGCGAACCTGCCCATCGTGCGTTCGGCGGTGAAGTACGGCAAGCACCTCGTGTTTCCGTCCACCTCCGAGGTCTACGGCATGTGCACGGACGAGCAGTTCGACCCGGAAGAGTCGCAACTGTCGTACGGCCCGATCAACAAGCCGCGCTGGATCTACGCATGCTCGAAGCAGTTGATGGACCGCGTGATCTGGGGTTACGGCATGGAAGGCCTCAACTTCACGCTGTTCCGACCGTTCAACTGGATCGGCCCGGGCCTCGACTCGATCTACACGCCGAAGGAAGGCAGCTCGCGCGTGGTCACGCAGTTCCTCGGCCATATCGTGCGCGGCGAGAACATCAGCCTCGTCGACGGCGGCGCGCAGAAGCGCGCCTTCACGGATATCGACGACGGCATCGGCGCCCTCATGAAGATCATCGAGAACAAGGACGGTGTCGCCACCGGCAAGATCTATAACATCGGCAACCCGACCAACAACTTCTCGGTGCGCGAACTCGCGCACAAGATGCTGGCGCTCGCCGCGGAATTCCCGGAATACGCGGAAACCGCCAAGCAGGTGCAACTGGTTGAAACCTCGTCGGGCGCGTACTACGGCGCGGGCTATCAGGACGTGCAGAACCGCGTGCCGAAGATCGACAACACGATGCAGGAACTCGGCTGGGCGCCGAAGTCGACCTTCGACGAAGCGCTGCGCAAGATTTTCGAAGCGTATCGCGGCCATGTCGGCGAAGCGCGCGCGCTTGTCGAACAGCAATAA
- a CDS encoding formyltransferase, with translation MKPRAVVFAYHNVGVRCLQVLLARGVDVALVVTHEDSPTENIWFGSVASVAASYGIPTVTPADPKSAELRAAVSAARPDFIFSFYYRHMLPVDLLALAARGAYNMHGSLLPKYRGRVPTNWAVLKGETETGATLHEMAAKPDAGAIIAQTPVPILPDDTAAQVFDKVTVAAEQTLWRVLPALLAGEAPHLPNDLAHGSYFGGRKPEDGRIDWSQPAQDVYNLIRAVAPPYPGAFTELDGQRLIVARARLARPGALRSDLPLGLHVSDNAVFAVCGDGRAIAIHELRRQHEGSESVVSPAEFTQLIQSSRHS, from the coding sequence ATGAAACCACGCGCGGTCGTATTCGCGTATCACAACGTCGGCGTGCGCTGCCTGCAGGTGCTGCTCGCGCGCGGCGTGGACGTGGCGCTGGTCGTCACCCACGAGGACAGCCCGACCGAAAACATCTGGTTCGGCAGCGTGGCCTCGGTCGCCGCGAGCTACGGCATTCCCACGGTGACGCCGGCCGATCCGAAGAGCGCCGAGCTGCGCGCCGCGGTCAGCGCCGCGCGCCCGGACTTCATTTTCTCGTTCTACTACCGTCACATGTTGCCGGTCGACCTGCTCGCGCTCGCCGCGCGCGGCGCCTACAACATGCACGGCTCGCTCCTGCCGAAGTATCGCGGCCGGGTGCCGACCAACTGGGCGGTGTTGAAGGGCGAAACCGAAACCGGCGCGACCCTGCACGAAATGGCCGCCAAGCCCGACGCGGGCGCGATCATCGCCCAGACGCCCGTGCCAATCCTCCCGGACGACACCGCCGCGCAGGTGTTCGACAAGGTCACCGTGGCCGCCGAGCAAACCCTGTGGCGCGTACTGCCGGCGCTGCTGGCCGGCGAAGCGCCGCATCTGCCGAACGATCTGGCGCACGGCAGCTACTTCGGCGGGCGCAAGCCCGAAGACGGCCGGATCGACTGGAGCCAGCCGGCCCAGGACGTGTACAACCTGATTCGCGCGGTGGCGCCGCCCTATCCGGGTGCCTTCACGGAGCTCGACGGCCAGCGCCTTATCGTCGCGCGGGCGCGCCTCGCGCGTCCCGGCGCGCTCCGCTCGGATTTGCCCCTGGGCCTCCACGTAAGCGATAATGCCGTTTTTGCGGTGTGCGGCGATGGCCGCGCCATCGCCATCCACGAATTGCGGCGCCAGCACGAGGGCAGCGAGTCCGTCGTCTCCCCAGCCGAATTCACCCAGCTCATTCAATCTTCCCGTCATTCATGA
- a CDS encoding glycosyltransferase encodes MSQTEHRSPMSDTPEVSVIIPVYNEEAGLAALFARLYPALDALGTAYEVIFINDGSRDKSAALLAEQFRKRPDTSRVILLNGNYGQHMAILAGFEQSRGEIVITLDADLQNPPEEIGKLVNKMREGYDYVGTIRLQRQDSLWRRKASRAMNRLRERITRIKMTDQGCMLRAYSRHIIDTINRCGEINTFIPALAYTFAQNPVEIEVAHEERFAGESKYSLYSLIRLNFDLVTGFSVVPLQWLSFIGVILSLGSAALFVLLLIRRFIIGAEVQGVFTLFAITFFLLGVIIFALGLLGEYIGRIYQQVRARPRYLVQTILEQRNGATVTETPRQAVVQAVQPAPLIDQGPNP; translated from the coding sequence ATGAGTCAAACGGAACATCGCTCCCCGATGTCTGATACGCCGGAAGTTTCGGTCATCATCCCGGTGTACAACGAGGAGGCCGGACTGGCCGCGCTGTTCGCGCGCCTGTATCCGGCGCTCGATGCGCTCGGCACCGCCTACGAAGTGATCTTCATCAACGACGGCAGCCGCGACAAGTCCGCCGCGCTGCTGGCCGAGCAGTTCCGCAAACGGCCGGATACGTCGCGCGTGATCCTGCTCAACGGCAACTACGGCCAGCATATGGCGATTCTTGCCGGCTTCGAGCAGTCGCGCGGCGAGATCGTCATCACGCTCGACGCCGACCTGCAGAATCCGCCGGAAGAAATCGGCAAGCTGGTCAACAAGATGCGCGAAGGCTACGACTACGTGGGCACGATCCGCCTGCAGCGTCAGGACAGCCTGTGGCGCCGCAAGGCCTCGCGCGCCATGAACCGCCTGCGCGAGCGCATCACGCGCATCAAGATGACCGACCAGGGCTGCATGCTGCGCGCGTACAGCCGTCACATCATCGACACGATCAACCGCTGCGGCGAAATCAATACCTTCATTCCGGCGCTGGCCTATACCTTCGCGCAGAATCCGGTGGAAATCGAGGTGGCGCACGAAGAACGCTTTGCCGGCGAATCGAAGTATTCGCTGTACTCGCTGATTCGTCTGAACTTCGACCTCGTGACCGGCTTCTCGGTCGTGCCGCTGCAATGGCTGTCGTTCATCGGCGTGATCCTGTCGCTCGGCTCCGCGGCGCTGTTCGTGCTGCTGCTGATTCGCCGCTTCATCATCGGCGCGGAAGTGCAAGGTGTGTTCACGCTGTTCGCCATCACGTTCTTCCTGCTCGGCGTGATCATTTTCGCGCTCGGGCTGCTCGGCGAGTACATTGGGCGGATCTACCAGCAGGTGCGTGCCCGTCCCCGTTATCTGGTGCAGACGATCCTCGAGCAGCGCAACGGCGCCACCGTCACCGAGACGCCGCGCCAGGCCGTGGTGCAGGCGGTCCAGCCCGCGCCGCTCATCGATCAGGGACCGAATCCATGA
- a CDS encoding DegT/DnrJ/EryC1/StrS family aminotransferase, whose product MSQSSVPFLPFVRPEIDEETIQGVAEVLRSGWITTGPQNQKFEAALSEFCGGRPVRTFNSGTATLEVGLRIAGVGVGDEVITTPASWVSTSNVIYEVGATPVFVDIDPKTRNIDLDLLEKAITPRTKAIIPVFLSGLPVDMDRLYEISRAHKLRVIEDAAQAFGSTWKGERIGKLGDIVSFSFHANKNLTSIEGGALVLNNEEEAILAQKYRLQGITRTGFDGMDCDVLGGKYNLTDVAARVGLGQMPHLERFLAQRKKLVRAYFAGFEGGAAVRLGMGLPLADFENSNWHMFQITLPLDRLSIERAAFMGELKERGIGSGVHYPAIHLFSLYRARGFKEGMFPHAEHYGRTTVTLPLFTLMNEGDVARVCQAVNEICEQYGK is encoded by the coding sequence ATGAGCCAGTCATCAGTCCCGTTTTTGCCGTTTGTCCGTCCGGAAATCGATGAAGAGACCATCCAGGGCGTGGCCGAAGTACTCCGCTCCGGCTGGATCACCACCGGCCCGCAGAACCAGAAGTTCGAAGCCGCGCTGTCGGAATTCTGCGGCGGCCGTCCTGTGCGGACCTTCAACTCCGGCACGGCGACACTCGAAGTCGGCCTGCGCATCGCCGGGGTCGGCGTGGGCGACGAAGTCATCACCACGCCCGCCTCGTGGGTCTCCACCAGCAACGTGATTTACGAGGTTGGCGCGACGCCGGTGTTCGTCGACATCGATCCGAAGACCCGCAACATCGATCTGGATCTGCTCGAGAAGGCCATCACGCCGCGCACCAAGGCGATCATTCCGGTGTTCCTGTCGGGCCTGCCGGTGGACATGGATCGCCTCTACGAAATCTCCCGCGCCCACAAGCTGCGCGTGATCGAGGACGCCGCGCAGGCATTCGGCTCCACCTGGAAAGGCGAACGCATCGGCAAGCTCGGCGACATCGTCTCGTTCAGCTTCCACGCCAACAAGAACCTGACGTCGATCGAAGGCGGCGCGCTGGTGCTGAACAACGAGGAAGAAGCCATCCTTGCCCAGAAGTACCGGCTGCAGGGCATTACCCGCACGGGCTTCGACGGCATGGACTGCGACGTGCTCGGCGGCAAATACAATCTCACGGACGTGGCCGCACGCGTGGGCCTCGGCCAGATGCCGCATCTGGAGCGTTTCCTCGCCCAGCGCAAGAAACTCGTACGGGCCTACTTCGCGGGTTTCGAAGGCGGCGCCGCAGTCAGACTGGGCATGGGCCTGCCGCTTGCTGACTTCGAAAACAGCAACTGGCACATGTTCCAGATCACGCTGCCGCTCGACAGACTGTCGATCGAGCGCGCGGCTTTCATGGGCGAACTGAAGGAACGCGGCATCGGCTCGGGCGTGCACTACCCGGCGATCCACCTGTTCTCGCTGTACCGTGCGCGCGGCTTCAAGGAAGGCATGTTCCCGCATGCGGAGCACTATGGGCGCACCACGGTCACGCTGCCGCTCTTCACGCTGATGAACGAAGGCGACGTGGCGCGCGTGTGCCAGGCGGTCAATGAAATTTGCGAACAATACGGAAAATAA
- a CDS encoding SMR family transporter: MNPISLFCILAGVALNACAQLLLKAGTNAVGHFEFTRANILPIGFKLATQLPIIGGLGCYVISVAVWVVGLSRVDVSIAYPMLSLGYVVNAIAAWYLFGEVLSVQRLIGIGIILIGVVVLARS; this comes from the coding sequence ATGAATCCGATTTCGCTCTTTTGTATTCTTGCCGGCGTCGCGCTGAACGCCTGCGCGCAGTTGTTGCTGAAGGCCGGCACGAATGCCGTTGGACACTTCGAATTCACCCGTGCGAACATCCTGCCCATCGGCTTCAAGCTGGCGACGCAATTGCCGATCATCGGCGGGCTGGGTTGCTATGTCATCAGCGTCGCGGTGTGGGTGGTCGGGCTGTCGCGGGTCGATGTGTCGATCGCCTATCCGATGCTGTCGCTCGGGTATGTCGTCAACGCGATCGCGGCCTGGTATCTGTTCGGCGAGGTGCTGTCCGTCCAGCGGCTGATCGGAATCGGCATCATCCTGATTGGCGTCGTCGTGCTGGCGCGCAGCTAG
- a CDS encoding glycosyltransferase family 39 protein, with protein sequence MNDMPSRLPLNRSTLLLLVLALAVIWFVPLGWRHLLPSDEGRYAEMAREMFLTGDWITPRYNGYKYFEKPPLQTWMNALTFAWFGIGEWQARLYTALTGFAGVLLIGYTGARVFNAATGVFAAIVLATSPYWNLMGHFNTLDMGLSFWMELTLCALLLAQRPNLPGGQVRLWMWLCWASMALAVLSKGLIGVILPGAVLVLYTLIARDWAVWKRLHLIGGVILFFAIATPWFVLVQQRNPEFLNFFFIVQQFKRYLTPEQNRPGAFYYFVPVILVGFLPWLSVSVQSIRHALRLPRQPNGFSPVTMMLVWSGFIFLFFSASHSKLLSYTLPIAPALALLIGLYLPLVTPATLRRHLAGYAAFLVVAAVGALFMSRLGDDRNPTELYVAYRVWVLAALGVAFVLTLAALWLNRRGRGGIVGAVATFGAAWLLLGTIAGTGHDVFGRLSSGAPLAPAIKAAIAKLPPDTPFYSVGVLDHTLPFYVDHTMIMVEHPDELAFGVSVEPQKWVPTVDEWVQRWDADRYALALLPPDRYQKLLAQHVPMEVVARDSRRVIVEKPQH encoded by the coding sequence ATGAACGATATGCCTTCCCGGCTACCGCTCAACCGCAGCACCCTCCTGCTTCTGGTGCTCGCTCTCGCCGTCATCTGGTTCGTGCCGCTCGGCTGGCGTCATCTGCTGCCGAGCGACGAGGGCCGCTACGCCGAAATGGCCCGCGAGATGTTCCTGACCGGCGACTGGATCACGCCGCGCTACAACGGCTACAAGTACTTCGAGAAGCCGCCGCTGCAAACCTGGATGAACGCGCTGACCTTCGCGTGGTTCGGCATCGGCGAATGGCAGGCCCGGCTTTACACCGCCCTGACCGGCTTCGCGGGCGTCCTGCTGATCGGCTACACCGGCGCGCGGGTGTTCAACGCGGCCACCGGCGTGTTCGCCGCGATCGTGCTGGCGACCTCGCCGTACTGGAACCTGATGGGCCACTTCAACACGCTGGACATGGGCCTGTCGTTCTGGATGGAGCTGACCCTGTGCGCCCTGCTGCTGGCGCAGCGCCCCAACCTGCCGGGCGGGCAGGTGCGGCTGTGGATGTGGCTATGCTGGGCGTCGATGGCGCTGGCGGTGCTGTCGAAAGGCCTGATCGGCGTGATCCTGCCGGGCGCGGTGCTGGTGCTGTACACGCTGATCGCCCGCGACTGGGCGGTCTGGAAGCGGCTGCACCTGATCGGCGGCGTGATCCTGTTCTTCGCGATCGCCACACCGTGGTTCGTGCTGGTGCAGCAGCGCAATCCGGAATTCCTGAACTTCTTCTTCATCGTCCAGCAGTTCAAGCGCTATCTGACGCCCGAACAGAACCGCCCCGGCGCGTTCTACTACTTCGTGCCGGTGATCCTGGTGGGCTTCCTGCCGTGGCTGTCGGTGAGCGTGCAGAGCATCCGCCACGCGCTGCGCCTGCCGCGCCAGCCGAACGGCTTCTCGCCGGTCACGATGATGCTGGTGTGGTCCGGGTTCATCTTCCTGTTCTTCAGCGCGTCGCATTCGAAACTGCTGTCGTACACGCTGCCCATCGCTCCGGCGCTGGCGCTGCTGATCGGCCTGTACCTGCCGCTCGTCACGCCCGCCACGCTGCGCCGCCATCTGGCCGGCTACGCCGCGTTTCTGGTGGTGGCGGCGGTCGGCGCGCTGTTCATGAGCCGTCTCGGCGACGACCGCAATCCCACCGAGTTGTACGTCGCCTATCGCGTCTGGGTGCTGGCCGCCCTCGGCGTGGCCTTTGTCCTGACGCTCGCCGCACTGTGGCTGAACCGCCGCGGCCGCGGCGGCATCGTCGGCGCTGTGGCGACCTTCGGCGCCGCCTGGCTGCTGCTCGGCACCATCGCCGGCACCGGGCACGACGTGTTCGGCCGCCTGAGCTCCGGCGCGCCGCTTGCCCCCGCCATCAAGGCCGCCATCGCCAAACTGCCACCGGACACGCCGTTCTACTCGGTCGGCGTGCTCGATCACACGTTGCCGTTCTACGTCGATCACACCATGATCATGGTCGAACATCCGGACGAACTGGCCTTCGGCGTGTCCGTCGAACCGCAGAAGTGGGTGCCGACGGTCGACGAGTGGGTCCAGCGCTGGGACGCGGACCGCTACGCCCTCGCCCTGCTGCCGCCGGACCGGTACCAGAAGCTGCTGGCGCAACATGTGCCAATGGAAGTCGTCGCCCGCGACTCGCGGCGCGTGATTGTAGAAAAACCGCAGCACTGA
- a CDS encoding Mth938-like domain-containing protein, translated as MKLHQDSSGALNTVTGYGAGYVEINLQRHAGSILVMPETPVIAWPVASFEALTPEHFAMLIEPAPEVVVFGSGDRLRFPHPRLTAALAAHRIGVETMDFKAACRTYNILMAEGRKVAAALLIEA; from the coding sequence TTGAAATTACACCAGGATTCCAGCGGCGCCCTGAACACCGTGACCGGCTACGGCGCCGGCTATGTCGAAATCAACCTCCAGCGCCATGCCGGCAGCATCCTCGTGATGCCCGAGACGCCCGTCATCGCCTGGCCGGTGGCTTCTTTCGAAGCGCTGACCCCCGAGCATTTCGCGATGCTGATCGAACCGGCGCCCGAAGTGGTGGTGTTCGGCAGCGGCGACCGGTTGCGCTTCCCGCATCCGCGCCTGACCGCCGCGCTCGCCGCGCACCGGATCGGCGTCGAGACCATGGACTTCAAGGCCGCCTGCCGCACCTACAACATTCTGATGGCCGAGGGCCGCAAGGTCGCGGCCGCCTTGCTGATCGAAGCATAA